The following are from one region of the Hymenobacter radiodurans genome:
- a CDS encoding T9SS type A sorting domain-containing protein: protein MNRYLKRFEPPRVALALLLVCGAAAPHTSEAQTLYNGLGGIFAVTDSMRYVRGDVENAGELNLTSVPGGSATRLFIDEGNLINTGTGTWVAGQSTVLLLGVGTTSHTLSMNGASLYNVRLDNPAGTSLGSNATVTSALKLANGNLLTTEAFSLTLGPNGAVFGPAAGNQEDGTHYVKGSLLQQKAVTGTNDVNFGNMGFTLNPQGQSLTLAVDRRTGLKQQNYSYGRSRNFAGRESIDRIWRLSTPGAKDPAKPVNISLAWLADNDNDQNFDTALAQVWRSTNQGATWVREGVPQKGKSRQVTVATTHLNAWYTVSSTKAPMLTPEQLIFSAAPRQLDAVLSWSTTSKPENGWFVIDRSKDGQQWQEISRQPVAGQSWSPAASTAVDKGAGSLGQIVHYRLRQLGTDGMMRSSSTLQVRFDAPLAFNLDAYPVPMQDYLTLDLRTPTEGSMYLQLYDSNGRLVINRQEKAPAGSSRYQLQVRDLPLGMYTLRIRQGSNTVTRTIPRY from the coding sequence ATGAACAGATATCTGAAACGTTTCGAACCTCCTAGGGTCGCGTTGGCTTTGCTGCTGGTGTGTGGTGCTGCGGCACCGCACACCAGCGAGGCCCAGACCCTGTACAATGGTCTGGGGGGCATTTTCGCCGTCACCGACTCAATGCGCTACGTGCGCGGCGATGTCGAGAATGCCGGCGAGCTCAATCTGACCTCGGTGCCCGGCGGCTCAGCCACCCGACTCTTCATTGATGAAGGCAACCTGATTAATACGGGTACCGGAACCTGGGTAGCAGGCCAAAGCACGGTCTTGTTGCTCGGAGTGGGCACCACGTCGCACACACTCAGCATGAACGGCGCTTCTCTCTACAATGTGCGGCTCGACAACCCAGCGGGCACTTCGCTGGGCTCGAACGCCACTGTGACAAGTGCCCTCAAGCTGGCCAATGGCAACCTGCTCACAACGGAGGCCTTCAGCCTGACGCTTGGCCCAAATGGCGCCGTGTTTGGCCCGGCTGCCGGTAACCAGGAAGATGGCACGCACTACGTAAAGGGCAGTCTGCTTCAACAGAAAGCGGTAACCGGCACCAACGACGTGAACTTCGGCAATATGGGCTTTACCCTGAATCCGCAGGGTCAGAGCTTAACATTGGCCGTTGACCGCCGCACCGGCCTGAAGCAGCAGAACTACTCCTACGGACGCAGCCGTAATTTCGCGGGCCGGGAAAGCATCGACCGCATCTGGCGGCTCAGCACGCCCGGTGCCAAGGATCCGGCCAAGCCCGTGAATATTTCGCTGGCATGGCTCGCCGACAACGACAATGACCAGAACTTTGATACTGCTCTCGCTCAGGTGTGGCGCTCTACCAACCAAGGCGCAACCTGGGTACGGGAAGGTGTGCCGCAAAAAGGCAAATCGCGCCAGGTTACGGTAGCTACCACACACCTCAATGCCTGGTACACGGTAAGCAGCACGAAGGCCCCGATGCTCACGCCAGAACAGCTAATCTTCTCGGCAGCGCCCCGGCAGCTTGACGCGGTGCTAAGCTGGAGCACTACCTCGAAGCCCGAAAATGGCTGGTTCGTTATCGACCGGTCGAAGGATGGACAGCAGTGGCAGGAAATCAGCCGCCAGCCGGTGGCTGGTCAAAGCTGGTCGCCGGCTGCTTCCACAGCTGTGGATAAGGGAGCCGGTAGCTTAGGGCAAATTGTTCACTATCGGCTGCGCCAGCTTGGTACCGATGGGATGATGCGCTCCAGCAGTACATTGCAGGTTCGCTTCGATGCGCCACTGGCGTTCAATCTCGACGCTTATCCGGTGCCTATGCAGGATTACCTGACCCTCGATCTGAGAACGCCTACGGAGGGCTCGATGTACCTGCAACTGTACGACAGCAACGGACGCCTGGTAATTAACCGGCAGGAAAAAGCGCCAGCTGGCTCCAGCCGCTATCAGCTACAGGTGCGCGACCTGCCCTTGGGCATGTACACCCTGCGCATCCGCCAAGGCAGTAACACAGTAACACGGACGATACCTCGCTACTAG
- a CDS encoding GAF domain-containing protein has protein sequence MAEELILDLTLTKAEKYRQLLPQIEALTSGEPDLIANLANTMGALKQAFGFFWVGAYLVKGDELVLGPFQGPIACTRIRHGKGVCGASWAQAQTLLVPDVEQFPGHIACSSESKSEIVVPVLKNGHVVMVLDVDSDQLNDFDQDDQQALEQMAQLMGSWF, from the coding sequence ATGGCTGAAGAACTCATTCTCGATCTTACGCTCACCAAAGCTGAAAAATACCGTCAGCTCCTGCCTCAGATTGAGGCCCTCACCTCAGGCGAGCCCGACCTGATTGCCAACCTGGCCAATACGATGGGCGCTTTGAAGCAAGCCTTCGGCTTTTTCTGGGTGGGCGCTTACTTGGTAAAAGGTGATGAGCTAGTGCTCGGTCCCTTTCAGGGACCAATTGCCTGCACCCGTATCCGGCATGGCAAGGGCGTGTGCGGTGCCAGCTGGGCCCAGGCACAGACCCTGCTCGTACCCGACGTGGAGCAGTTTCCGGGGCATATCGCCTGCAGCAGCGAATCAAAATCTGAAATTGTGGTGCCGGTGTTGAAAAATGGGCATGTGGTTATGGTCCTCGATGTGGATAGCGACCAGCTCAACGACTTTGACCAAGATGACCAGCAGGCGCTTGAGCAGATGGCGCAACTGATGGGAAGCTGGTTTTAA
- the ribD gene encoding bifunctional diaminohydroxyphosphoribosylaminopyrimidine deaminase/5-amino-6-(5-phosphoribosylamino)uracil reductase RibD: MRDFDELIMRRALDLARLGLGYARPNPVVGCVVTHQGRIIGEGWHERYGGPHAEVNALAAVTDKSLLPKSRVYVTLEPCAHFGKTPPCADLLIDNGVRDVVICNLDPNPLVAGRGIDKLRAAGVHVETGVLEAEGRWLNRRFFTFQEKKRPYVVLKWAETADGLLAGRFYQPIQISGALARVAVHQWRAEEQAILVGTRTALHDNPNLNVREWPGQNPVRVVIDKNLSLPPSHHLLDGKQPTLVYTYRERAASTNIEYIKLPEAEDLFPRILANLFERQIQSVLVEGGPTVLTSLLQHGLWDEARILRNPKTLGSGIAAPQLGIKHLHEQVTLGEDTLFVYHHYRA, encoded by the coding sequence ATGCGTGATTTTGATGAACTGATAATGCGCCGCGCCCTCGATCTGGCTCGGCTGGGCCTGGGCTACGCGCGGCCCAACCCCGTTGTTGGCTGTGTAGTAACCCACCAAGGCCGTATCATTGGCGAAGGCTGGCACGAGCGCTACGGCGGGCCGCATGCCGAGGTAAATGCGCTGGCTGCCGTAACCGACAAAAGCCTGTTGCCCAAAAGTCGTGTGTATGTGACCCTGGAGCCGTGTGCTCACTTTGGCAAAACGCCGCCCTGCGCCGACTTATTGATTGACAACGGCGTACGCGACGTAGTCATCTGCAACCTCGACCCCAACCCCCTAGTAGCCGGCCGGGGCATCGATAAGCTGCGGGCCGCTGGGGTGCATGTAGAAACGGGCGTGCTGGAGGCAGAAGGGCGGTGGCTGAATCGGCGCTTCTTCACTTTTCAGGAGAAAAAACGCCCTTACGTGGTCTTAAAATGGGCCGAAACGGCTGACGGACTATTGGCCGGACGGTTTTATCAGCCCATTCAAATAAGTGGTGCGTTGGCCCGCGTGGCGGTGCATCAGTGGCGCGCCGAGGAGCAGGCCATCCTAGTCGGCACTCGCACGGCCCTGCATGACAACCCTAACCTGAACGTGCGCGAATGGCCCGGCCAAAATCCGGTGCGCGTTGTCATCGACAAGAACCTAAGTTTGCCCCCCAGTCACCATTTATTGGATGGCAAGCAGCCTACGCTGGTTTATACCTACCGCGAACGGGCGGCCAGCACTAATATTGAATACATCAAACTGCCTGAAGCGGAAGACTTGTTTCCTCGTATTCTGGCCAACCTGTTCGAGCGGCAGATACAATCGGTATTGGTGGAGGGCGGCCCTACAGTGCTAACCTCTTTGCTGCAACACGGATTGTGGGATGAAGCGCGGATACTGCGCAATCCTAAAACCCTGGGTAGTGGCATTGCTGCCCCCCAACTCGGTATCAAGCATTTGCACGAGCAGGTAACTCTGGGCGAGGATACGCTGTTTGTATATCATCACTACCGCGCGTAG
- the prmC gene encoding peptide chain release factor N(5)-glutamine methyltransferase, which translates to MTILELTRRLTTALGGIYPEPEAAAIAGQVIEYYLELTPLKRRMQAAELVPAEKEQLLEAAQVRLLRHEPLQYVLGTAHFAGLELDVTPATLIPRPETEELVALIIKEQKKAPQLTVLDIGTGSGCIPIALSQALPEARVIGVDISAEALAVAQRNAARYAPNVEFQQVDILRATPAGIVPHSVAVLVSNPPYVLASERAQMRPNVLEYEPATALFVPDNDPLLFYRRIAELGLQLLRPGGKLYFEINEQYATAVLDLLAELGYAGGQIHQDMFGKDRIVSGSIGA; encoded by the coding sequence ATGACCATCCTGGAGCTAACGCGCCGCCTCACCACCGCTTTGGGGGGCATTTATCCTGAGCCTGAAGCCGCTGCCATTGCGGGTCAGGTGATTGAGTATTATCTGGAACTGACTCCCTTGAAGCGCCGCATGCAAGCCGCTGAGTTGGTGCCAGCAGAGAAAGAGCAATTGCTAGAAGCCGCTCAGGTCCGGCTGCTACGCCACGAGCCGCTACAATATGTACTAGGCACGGCTCACTTTGCCGGCCTGGAGCTGGACGTGACGCCGGCTACCCTTATTCCCCGGCCCGAAACGGAGGAGCTGGTAGCGCTTATTATAAAAGAGCAAAAAAAAGCCCCCCAGCTTACTGTTCTAGACATCGGAACGGGCTCCGGTTGCATTCCTATTGCTCTCAGTCAGGCGCTGCCCGAAGCGCGGGTGATAGGAGTAGATATTTCGGCAGAGGCGCTGGCCGTGGCTCAGCGCAATGCGGCCCGCTATGCGCCAAACGTAGAGTTTCAGCAAGTAGATATTCTGCGGGCCACGCCAGCCGGAATTGTCCCCCACAGCGTGGCGGTACTAGTGAGCAATCCACCGTATGTGCTGGCAAGTGAGCGGGCGCAAATGCGGCCCAACGTGCTGGAGTACGAGCCCGCCACCGCGCTGTTTGTGCCGGATAATGACCCGCTGCTTTTTTATCGGCGCATCGCGGAGCTGGGGCTGCAATTGTTGCGACCGGGGGGCAAATTATACTTCGAGATAAACGAGCAATACGCCACGGCCGTGCTCGACTTACTCGCCGAGCTAGGGTACGCTGGGGGGCAAATTCACCAGGATATGTTTGGCAAAGACCGCATAGTGAGTGGGAGTATTGGCGCCTAA
- a CDS encoding acyltransferase codes for MTDTVAYFAHPTAVLDDGCRIGTGCRIWHFAHLMAGCELGENCTIGQNVMIADGVRLGRNVKVQNNVSLYTGVECADDVFLGPSVVFTNVRNPRSAFPRRHEYQPTVLERGVSVGANSTIICGVRLGEYAFVGAGSVVTHDVAPYALVYGNPARLQGWMSRAGHRLTFDASQRATCPESGMQYELITDNQVLPVISIQNS; via the coding sequence GTGACTGATACGGTTGCCTATTTTGCTCACCCCACCGCTGTGCTCGACGACGGCTGCCGTATTGGCACCGGGTGTCGCATCTGGCACTTTGCTCACCTGATGGCGGGCTGCGAATTGGGCGAAAACTGCACCATTGGGCAGAACGTGATGATAGCCGATGGCGTCCGCCTAGGCCGCAACGTGAAAGTGCAAAACAACGTGAGCCTGTATACGGGCGTGGAGTGCGCCGATGATGTTTTTCTGGGGCCGTCCGTCGTGTTTACCAATGTACGCAACCCGCGCAGTGCCTTTCCACGCCGCCACGAATACCAACCTACCGTGTTGGAGCGCGGCGTGAGCGTGGGGGCCAATTCTACTATTATATGCGGGGTGCGGCTGGGAGAATACGCCTTTGTTGGGGCCGGTTCCGTAGTAACGCATGATGTCGCACCGTATGCCTTGGTGTATGGCAATCCGGCTCGTCTGCAAGGCTGGATGAGCCGCGCCGGGCACCGCCTCACTTTCGATGCCAGCCAGCGGGCCACCTGCCCTGAAAGCGGCATGCAATACGAGTTAATTACTGATAATCAGGTGCTACCTGTTATTTCGATCCAAAATTCATAA